From a single candidate division WOR-3 bacterium genomic region:
- a CDS encoding M6 family metalloprotease domain-containing protein yields MRVTIVLMCAGLTAAMPPGPYFAGPEPVFPPGVEEPGPNLLAGYGYCETVTILMQFPDNRADTIKRSPACFDSMLYSTGVYNQGPYRAGSLNDYFLENSYGTYDVRGEIAGNRWFLSQYNYSRYYDGNYMLSTGSQMARENIQQVDPYVDFRQFDLNSDGYIDAMFMVHAGADGADNGNVNCCWSHAIPSFNYLTQDGVRIRGVTNVPEFAMVTPARETTMCCIAVMCHELGHLVGLPDLYQSGRTQWGVGYWGLMGYGAWGAGGNTPWSPSHMEAWSKVTAGFVVPTVITQNTYGLRILDVETHPVIYKVWRNGQDRDTCFYLENRQKKGFDSPLPGAGLAIWHIDPYHSAWYDRVDMEEDSTFHLDKGFGYRPDPHIYHQELGDTSDVLPGIWNRVLFDSTSVPSSRDRQNRSTKIAISNIREAGDTIVCDVTLDGSVPVAEGGRAPYASRGTLEVRPNPVTSGVTTLRIHGVEGCSGQSASLRVFDAIGQCILVCKMPFGSWQPDIKLDLRTLRAGVYLVRLDLDGLTQTHRIVVASR; encoded by the coding sequence ATGAGAGTTACTATCGTTCTAATGTGTGCCGGTCTTACTGCCGCGATGCCGCCAGGCCCGTATTTTGCCGGGCCGGAGCCGGTCTTCCCGCCAGGTGTAGAAGAGCCGGGTCCGAATCTATTGGCCGGATACGGATACTGCGAAACAGTGACAATTCTGATGCAGTTCCCGGACAATCGAGCCGATACGATCAAGCGCAGCCCGGCCTGCTTTGACTCCATGCTGTACTCGACCGGAGTTTACAATCAGGGACCGTATCGTGCGGGCAGCCTGAACGATTACTTCCTAGAGAATTCCTACGGTACGTATGATGTGCGTGGAGAAATCGCCGGCAACCGCTGGTTTCTTTCCCAGTACAATTACTCGCGCTACTATGACGGCAACTACATGCTCTCAACCGGCTCCCAGATGGCGCGCGAGAACATTCAGCAGGTTGACCCATATGTGGACTTCCGTCAGTTCGACCTGAACTCGGACGGATACATTGATGCGATGTTCATGGTTCACGCTGGCGCGGACGGAGCAGACAATGGCAACGTGAACTGCTGCTGGAGCCATGCAATTCCATCGTTCAACTACCTGACTCAGGATGGTGTGCGCATTCGGGGCGTCACCAATGTGCCGGAGTTCGCCATGGTCACTCCGGCGCGGGAAACAACGATGTGCTGCATAGCAGTGATGTGCCATGAGCTCGGGCATCTCGTGGGTCTCCCTGACTTGTACCAGAGTGGTCGGACCCAGTGGGGTGTAGGTTACTGGGGGTTGATGGGCTACGGCGCCTGGGGCGCGGGCGGTAACACGCCTTGGAGTCCGTCGCATATGGAAGCATGGTCCAAGGTCACGGCCGGATTTGTCGTGCCGACGGTAATCACACAGAACACATACGGTCTGCGTATTCTCGACGTGGAGACTCATCCGGTGATCTACAAGGTGTGGCGTAACGGGCAAGACCGGGATACCTGTTTCTATCTTGAGAACCGGCAGAAGAAAGGATTCGATTCGCCTTTGCCTGGGGCCGGGCTTGCCATCTGGCATATTGACCCGTACCACAGCGCATGGTACGACCGTGTGGATATGGAGGAGGACTCAACATTCCATTTGGACAAGGGATTCGGATATCGGCCGGACCCGCACATTTATCACCAAGAACTGGGTGACACCTCGGATGTCTTGCCCGGAATCTGGAACCGTGTACTGTTTGATTCGACCTCCGTGCCTTCAAGCCGTGACCGGCAGAACAGGTCAACCAAGATCGCCATAAGCAACATACGCGAGGCAGGAGATACTATAGTTTGCGACGTTACGTTGGACGGGTCAGTACCAGTGGCGGAGGGGGGGCGTGCACCATACGCTTCGCGAGGTACACTCGAAGTGAGACCGAATCCGGTCACGAGTGGCGTCACGACGCTTAGGATTCATGGCGTCGAGGGATGCAGTGGTCAAAGCGCGAGCTTGCGCGTGTTCGATGCGATTGGTCAATGCATCCTCGTCTGCAAAATGCCATTTGGTAGTTGGCAACCGGACATCAAACTGGACCTCAGAACGTTGCGCGCGGGTGTGTATTTGGTCAGACTAGACCTGGATGGTCTGACGCAGACGCACAGAATAGTAGTGGCAAGTAGGTAG
- a CDS encoding FlgD immunoglobulin-like domain containing protein, whose translation MTLRNLGNEEAQSVTAKLRSGYSQFQITDSLGSFGTIPAGASRNNDADRFAAYAQGTIPPGTQVPCTLYVHSDNWAHDWIYVFTLTVGEQRLPPGTIIWGPKVCPGMPTDYGLYGLAYNTQDNLLYCCYFMNSTIYKYTSDSMLTAAGTIPAPQDSCTDIDYCAYDNTFWILANPQKTVYKITPTGTIVRQFSVAAVDYPVGVVEHDAEHKVYVTDRRIAPGGQQLIFVYDTLGTLLQTVNHPKNGVYGTRCLALDPGTPSNPPSLLNVYTWFNSGGTAIDSTCLYEVDRVGLTVLNGLRFTNTNWNVRGVEYDPRDASYWITIMQDNTGGNNRIFKIAGFNPPVGLAEESKKLPCSDRTLQAWPNPFRNSVVLHLGFGGERDAQVRIYDNTGRLVRSLAVSRQPTAEGLAMWDGNDDAGNAVVPGIYFCTVSGVSKAWTKVVLTR comes from the coding sequence GTGACGCTAAGGAACTTGGGTAATGAAGAGGCCCAGAGCGTGACTGCGAAGCTGCGCTCTGGGTACAGCCAGTTCCAGATAACCGACTCGCTCGGCAGTTTCGGCACGATTCCGGCTGGTGCGAGTCGCAATAATGACGCGGACCGGTTTGCGGCCTATGCCCAGGGGACGATTCCGCCAGGGACGCAGGTCCCCTGCACCCTGTACGTCCACTCAGACAACTGGGCCCACGATTGGATCTACGTCTTCACGCTTACAGTCGGCGAGCAGCGGCTGCCGCCCGGGACAATCATCTGGGGACCCAAGGTCTGCCCGGGAATGCCGACAGACTACGGTCTTTACGGACTTGCCTACAATACTCAGGACAACCTGCTGTACTGCTGCTACTTCATGAACTCCACGATCTACAAGTACACCTCGGATAGTATGCTCACTGCGGCCGGCACCATTCCCGCGCCCCAGGACTCCTGCACTGACATTGACTACTGCGCTTACGACAACACGTTCTGGATTCTCGCCAATCCCCAGAAAACAGTGTACAAGATAACTCCGACCGGCACGATCGTACGTCAATTCTCAGTCGCTGCGGTTGACTACCCAGTCGGCGTTGTCGAGCACGATGCCGAGCACAAGGTCTATGTAACCGACCGTAGAATTGCGCCCGGCGGCCAGCAGCTCATCTTCGTTTACGACACGCTCGGGACTTTACTTCAGACTGTGAACCATCCCAAGAATGGGGTCTACGGTACACGGTGTTTGGCACTCGACCCGGGTACGCCATCAAACCCACCATCGCTTCTGAATGTCTATACCTGGTTCAACTCGGGTGGAACTGCGATTGACTCTACCTGCCTGTACGAGGTTGATCGGGTCGGACTCACCGTTCTCAACGGGCTGAGGTTCACCAATACCAACTGGAATGTCCGGGGCGTGGAGTACGACCCGCGCGACGCCTCGTACTGGATAACGATAATGCAGGACAACACCGGCGGGAATAACCGCATTTTCAAGATCGCTGGTTTCAACCCGCCGGTCGGCCTGGCCGAAGAAAGCAAGAAGCTGCCTTGCTCCGACAGAACGCTTCAGGCCTGGCCGAATCCGTTTCGGAACTCAGTTGTCCTGCATCTTGGCTTTGGCGGAGAACGTGATGCGCAAGTGCGCATCTACGACAACACTGGTCGCCTTGTCCGTTCGCTGGCTGTGAGCCGGCAGCCGACAGCCGAAGGTCTTGCAATGTGGGATGGCAACGACGATGCCGGCAACGCTGTAGTGCCCGGCATCTACTTCTGCACGGTATCCGGCGTTTCCAAAGCCTGGACCAAGGTGGTCCTTACCCGGTAG